In Bifidobacterium actinocoloniiforme DSM 22766, a genomic segment contains:
- a CDS encoding GntR family transcriptional regulator, whose product MKLIISSVSGEPIYQQIEDQIRSAVLDGSLRAGESLPSLRSLAKDLRISVLTVTRAYNELAQEGILENIQGKGTFVLDRSNERMHERLVKQVRSDLDNAAQAARAAGIGGDDLHDLLDQAMAQLDS is encoded by the coding sequence ATGAAACTGATCATCTCATCCGTGTCCGGTGAACCCATCTATCAGCAGATAGAGGACCAAATTCGCTCTGCCGTCCTGGACGGCAGCCTGCGGGCGGGGGAGTCGCTGCCATCCTTGCGCTCCCTGGCCAAGGACCTGCGCATCTCGGTGCTGACCGTGACCCGGGCCTACAACGAACTCGCCCAGGAGGGCATCCTGGAGAACATCCAGGGCAAGGGCACGTTCGTCTTGGACCGGAGCAATGAACGTATGCACGAACGGTTGGTCAAGCAGGTGCGCTCGGACCTCGACAATGCGGCGCAAGCCGCGCGGGCCGCGGGAATCGGTGGGGACGACTTGCACGACTTGCTGGACCAGGCCATGGCGCAGTTGGATTCCTGA
- a CDS encoding HAD family hydrolase has product MGQSGRTDGCGLCNKGKGAIFDLDGTLLDSMGVWLEIDRRFFERRGLGMPADYASTVASMQTDAIARYTIDRFGLDERPQALVDEWENDARILYATAVKPKPHAVGYLRALKATGARLAVATSLPHSLRWVALEHAGMADCFDCACSVDDAGSVGKAEPDIYRLAARQLGVEPTDCTVFEDLLLALRSARSVGMKVWAVYDDSSASDWGRIQAVADGAIRDFSQAPACL; this is encoded by the coding sequence ATGGGCCAGTCTGGGCGGACTGACGGATGCGGGCTCTGCAATAAGGGCAAGGGCGCCATTTTCGACTTGGATGGCACTCTTTTGGATTCGATGGGTGTATGGCTGGAGATCGACCGCCGATTCTTCGAGCGCCGTGGCCTCGGCATGCCGGCGGATTACGCGTCGACGGTCGCTTCCATGCAGACCGACGCGATCGCTCGGTACACCATTGACCGCTTCGGCCTGGACGAACGGCCGCAGGCCCTTGTGGACGAGTGGGAAAATGACGCTCGGATTCTCTACGCCACTGCTGTGAAGCCTAAGCCTCATGCCGTAGGCTACCTGCGTGCTCTCAAGGCCACTGGGGCTCGGCTGGCTGTGGCTACCAGCCTGCCTCACAGCCTGCGGTGGGTGGCCTTGGAACACGCCGGCATGGCCGATTGCTTCGATTGCGCATGCAGCGTGGATGACGCGGGTTCGGTCGGCAAGGCGGAGCCCGATATCTACCGGCTTGCCGCCCGTCAGTTGGGGGTGGAGCCTACGGATTGCACGGTTTTCGAGGACCTGCTGCTGGCCCTTCGTTCCGCGAGGAGCGTAGGCATGAAGGTGTGGGCCGTGTATGACGATTCCTCGGCGTCTGACTGGGGGCGCATCCAAGCCGTGGCCGACGGCGCTATTCGCGACTTCTCCCAGGCGCCCGCCTGCCTGTAA
- the recN gene encoding DNA repair protein RecN: MLDELEVRDLGPIRHARLAPAAGMTAITGETGAGKSMLLNAIGLISGALAQNARVTPGRETAWAQGIFDLGPGSPALGFAEEAGLEPEEGLLYLARSVPAQGRSRSLANGRTVPRSLLTDLSERLVTIHGQSDQMRMASPARQRDFLDAYAGDQPQLDAYRAAWERAQTLTKKLDKLQEQQAGVIQQADYLRQSIERIDSVDPRPGEDADLKEQRDRIEHGAQIAQGVTGALSALDASQLDVDVEAPSVASLVEQAIQSLQSTGVNDLFEDSLARLRSISADLSDLVFNLTRQLDSEGGAGDLDKINARIHDLEELKGRWGPSIEDVIAWRDKARFDLEDMDASPEQMQALREERQAALQAAAEAGRNLSAKRSAAGRTLGSKVGKELGALAMGGAALDVRVRPRSDGGMDAHGMDEVSFLFTPFPGSQQLPMGSSASGGELSRLMLAMELVAADAKNVQGGKETAQDATSGARMTFIFDEVDAGVGGKAAVELGKRLARLATSSQVIVVTHLAQVASWADRQFVVAKGQGDSGVQTQVRQVDGGDREQEIARMLAGSESRTSIQHARELLAASRL, from the coding sequence ATGCTGGACGAGTTGGAGGTGCGCGACCTGGGGCCCATCCGTCACGCCCGCCTGGCGCCGGCCGCGGGCATGACCGCCATCACGGGGGAGACCGGGGCTGGCAAGTCCATGCTCTTGAACGCGATAGGTCTGATTTCCGGTGCGCTGGCCCAGAACGCCCGGGTGACGCCTGGGCGGGAGACAGCCTGGGCCCAGGGTATCTTCGACCTAGGCCCCGGATCGCCTGCTCTGGGGTTCGCGGAAGAGGCGGGTCTGGAGCCTGAGGAAGGTTTGCTTTACCTGGCTCGGTCGGTGCCGGCCCAGGGGCGCTCCAGGTCTTTGGCCAACGGTCGTACCGTGCCGCGTTCCCTCTTGACGGATTTGAGCGAGCGCCTGGTGACCATCCATGGACAGTCAGACCAGATGCGCATGGCTTCGCCCGCTCGGCAGCGTGACTTTCTGGACGCTTACGCGGGAGATCAGCCTCAGCTCGATGCTTACCGGGCGGCATGGGAACGTGCGCAGACCTTGACGAAAAAGCTGGATAAGCTTCAGGAACAGCAGGCCGGGGTCATTCAGCAAGCCGACTACCTGCGCCAGTCGATTGAACGGATCGACTCGGTGGACCCCCGGCCCGGTGAGGACGCAGATCTGAAGGAGCAGCGGGACAGGATCGAGCACGGCGCGCAGATCGCCCAGGGGGTCACCGGTGCTCTCAGCGCCTTGGATGCCTCCCAGCTGGATGTGGACGTGGAAGCGCCCAGTGTGGCCAGTCTGGTGGAGCAAGCCATTCAATCCCTGCAATCCACAGGGGTCAACGACCTCTTTGAGGACAGTCTGGCCCGCTTGCGTTCCATTAGCGCGGACCTATCGGATCTGGTCTTCAACCTGACCCGGCAGCTCGACAGTGAGGGAGGGGCCGGTGACTTGGATAAAATCAACGCCCGCATCCACGACCTCGAAGAGCTTAAAGGCCGTTGGGGGCCATCAATCGAGGATGTGATTGCTTGGCGGGACAAGGCCCGGTTCGATTTAGAGGATATGGACGCTTCGCCTGAGCAGATGCAGGCATTACGGGAGGAGAGGCAGGCGGCCCTCCAAGCCGCGGCTGAAGCTGGGAGGAATTTGAGCGCTAAGCGGTCTGCCGCCGGTCGCACCCTGGGATCCAAGGTGGGTAAGGAGCTCGGCGCTCTGGCTATGGGGGGCGCGGCCTTGGACGTGCGTGTGCGGCCTCGGTCCGATGGGGGCATGGATGCGCATGGGATGGACGAAGTGTCCTTCCTTTTCACTCCTTTTCCCGGGTCCCAGCAGTTGCCGATGGGCTCCTCCGCATCGGGTGGCGAGCTCAGTCGGCTCATGCTGGCTATGGAGCTGGTCGCGGCTGACGCCAAGAACGTCCAAGGCGGGAAGGAAACCGCGCAGGATGCAACGAGCGGCGCTCGGATGACGTTCATCTTCGATGAAGTGGATGCCGGCGTGGGAGGCAAGGCGGCCGTGGAACTCGGCAAACGTTTAGCGCGACTGGCTACGAGTTCCCAAGTCATTGTCGTCACCCACCTTGCCCAGGTGGCCTCATGGGCTGATCGACAGTTTGTCGTCGCCAAAGGGCAAGGGGACTCCGGGGTTCAGACCCAGGTGCGGCAGGTGGACGGCGGGGATCGGGAGCAGGAAATCGCCCGCATGTTGGCGGGCAGCGAGTCCCGCACTTCGATTCAACATGCTCGGGAGCTCCTGGCCGCCAGCCGTCTCTAG
- a CDS encoding NAD kinase, with product MMGRRKAVVVTHQRVRSGPIVVEALGQLGQAGFDVSIIDNSEAPAFGQPCQRVDEDTEIVIVLGGDGTILRAAELVKTSGVPILGVNLGHVGFLAEFESFQIEEAMKRVADHDYSLDERMVEHVDLWLPGADKPLEDWALNDMTLERYDRGKMIEVSVRVDDVEMSSYGCDGEIVATPTGSTAYAFSVGGPVVWPDAQSLQMVPIAAHALFARSLIIGPSSEFSIDLLEDSPSDGWICCDGRRQLMVPRGSRVQVRRSRDVLRLARLSGVPFTQRLVSKFDLPVVGWREQSRKAQSTGNGPGKGL from the coding sequence ATGATGGGCAGAAGGAAAGCCGTTGTGGTGACCCACCAGCGGGTGCGTTCCGGCCCCATTGTGGTCGAGGCCCTAGGGCAGCTGGGCCAGGCGGGCTTCGATGTCTCCATCATCGATAACAGCGAGGCGCCTGCTTTCGGCCAGCCCTGCCAGCGGGTGGACGAGGACACCGAGATCGTCATCGTCCTGGGCGGGGACGGCACGATTCTGAGGGCGGCTGAACTCGTCAAGACCTCCGGTGTGCCGATCTTAGGCGTCAACCTGGGCCATGTGGGCTTCCTGGCGGAATTCGAGAGTTTTCAGATCGAGGAGGCCATGAAACGTGTGGCGGATCACGACTACTCGCTGGATGAGCGCATGGTCGAGCATGTGGACCTGTGGTTGCCCGGAGCGGACAAGCCTTTGGAAGACTGGGCCTTGAACGACATGACCCTAGAGCGCTACGACCGAGGCAAGATGATTGAAGTCAGCGTGCGGGTGGACGATGTGGAGATGTCCTCCTACGGCTGCGATGGTGAGATAGTCGCTACTCCGACCGGCTCCACAGCATACGCCTTCTCTGTGGGAGGTCCGGTGGTGTGGCCGGATGCGCAATCCTTGCAAATGGTGCCAATCGCGGCGCACGCCCTCTTCGCCCGGTCGCTGATCATCGGCCCGAGCTCCGAATTCTCCATCGATTTACTGGAGGACTCGCCTTCGGATGGGTGGATATGCTGCGACGGACGCCGGCAGCTCATGGTGCCCCGAGGGTCACGGGTGCAGGTGCGCCGTTCGCGCGATGTGCTCCGCTTGGCCCGCCTGTCCGGGGTGCCGTTCACCCAGCGTCTGGTGAGTAAGTTCGACTTGCCTGTCGTTGGGTGGCGGGAGCAGAGCCGCAAGGCTCAAAGCACCGGGAATGGCCCAGGGAAGGGACTGTGA
- the clpX gene encoding ATP-dependent Clp protease ATP-binding subunit ClpX, which translates to MGRVVSYNEGLFRCDFCGKSEKQVGRLIKGPSSAICDECVALCVQILSEDQAKGQRSEQHELPVPSSIFAYLNRYVVGQEAAKRTLSVAVYNHYKRVRMDRDRALASMSLSAAAIETGGTEAGDIGVSKADRSNALEQVEVDKSNILLLGPTGVGKTYLARSLARMMNVPFVITDATTLTEAGYVGDDVETVLQRLIQAADGDVERAQQGIIYIDEIDKIARKSGQNTSITRDVSGEGVQQALLKIIEGTVANVPLEGSRKQREQESVQLDTRGILFICGGAFVGLEDIIQDRLGLRESGFAAPSRDQELNREQILQQVNADDLEAFGLLPEFVGRLPVVTTLGRLDQDQLRQVLTQPDNALVKQYQRMFLDDGVDLSFTEGALERIAQIAFQAGVGARGLRAIIERTLEGTMFEIPELQGVTGVVVDAEAVDGQRPPRYLLEEQANPMGEFRDQRLASGA; encoded by the coding sequence ATGGGGCGCGTCGTCAGTTACAACGAGGGGCTGTTCCGCTGCGATTTCTGCGGTAAGAGCGAAAAGCAGGTGGGACGCCTGATCAAGGGGCCTTCCTCCGCCATTTGCGATGAGTGCGTGGCCCTATGCGTGCAGATTCTGTCTGAGGATCAGGCCAAAGGCCAGCGGTCCGAGCAGCACGAGTTGCCGGTTCCTTCCAGCATTTTCGCCTACTTGAACCGTTATGTGGTAGGTCAGGAGGCAGCTAAACGCACGTTGTCCGTGGCGGTCTACAACCACTATAAACGGGTACGGATGGACCGGGATCGGGCCTTGGCGAGTATGAGCTTGTCCGCCGCCGCGATTGAAACAGGCGGAACGGAGGCTGGGGACATCGGCGTCAGCAAGGCGGACCGGAGCAATGCGCTGGAGCAGGTGGAGGTGGACAAATCCAATATTCTGCTTCTGGGGCCAACTGGGGTCGGTAAGACCTACCTGGCTCGTTCCTTGGCGCGGATGATGAATGTGCCGTTCGTCATCACCGATGCGACTACGTTGACCGAGGCCGGTTATGTGGGCGATGACGTGGAGACGGTGCTCCAACGTTTGATTCAGGCTGCCGACGGCGATGTGGAGCGCGCTCAGCAGGGCATCATCTACATCGACGAGATAGACAAGATAGCTCGCAAGTCAGGGCAGAACACGTCCATCACACGCGATGTCTCAGGCGAAGGGGTGCAGCAGGCCCTCTTGAAAATCATCGAGGGAACGGTCGCCAATGTGCCCTTGGAAGGTTCCCGAAAGCAGCGTGAGCAGGAGAGCGTTCAGCTGGACACGCGTGGGATTCTTTTCATCTGCGGCGGTGCATTCGTCGGTCTGGAGGATATCATCCAGGACCGCTTAGGCTTGCGGGAGTCCGGCTTCGCCGCGCCCAGCCGAGACCAGGAGCTGAACCGGGAGCAAATTCTTCAGCAAGTGAATGCGGACGACTTGGAAGCCTTCGGACTCCTGCCGGAATTCGTCGGGAGACTGCCTGTCGTCACTACTTTGGGGCGCTTGGACCAGGACCAGCTGCGGCAAGTGCTGACCCAACCGGACAATGCGTTGGTCAAGCAATACCAGCGCATGTTCCTGGACGACGGAGTGGATTTGTCCTTCACCGAGGGTGCTCTGGAACGCATCGCCCAAATCGCCTTCCAGGCCGGGGTGGGAGCGCGAGGTTTGCGCGCGATCATCGAGCGGACCTTGGAGGGGACCATGTTCGAGATTCCTGAGCTGCAAGGTGTGACCGGCGTGGTGGTGGATGCTGAGGCGGTGGACGGGCAACGGCCGCCCCGGTATCTGCTGGAGGAGCAGGCGAACCCGATGGGCGAGTTTCGGGACCAGCGGCTCGCTTCGGGCGCGTAG
- a CDS encoding ATP-dependent Clp protease proteolytic subunit, whose amino-acid sequence MASEEARFVARAQRLAGPSGRAALSPQSRYVLPQFEEKTPYGYKRQDPYTRLFDDRIIFMGVQVDDTSADDIMAQLLVLESQDPNRDVIIYVNSPGGSMTAMTAIYDTMQYIKPDVQTVCLGQAASAAAVLLAAGTEGKRLILPNARVLIHQPAMEQDFGKATEIEIQAREMLRMREWLEETLAKHTGQDIEKIRKDIEVDTILTAQAAKEYGMVDEVLEHRK is encoded by the coding sequence ATGGCATCTGAAGAAGCACGATTCGTAGCCCGGGCCCAGCGCTTGGCGGGACCTTCCGGAAGGGCCGCCCTGAGCCCCCAGAGCCGGTATGTCCTGCCTCAGTTCGAGGAGAAGACCCCCTACGGGTACAAACGACAGGACCCTTACACCCGCCTGTTCGACGACCGAATCATCTTCATGGGCGTGCAGGTGGACGACACCTCGGCTGATGACATCATGGCCCAGCTCCTGGTTCTGGAGAGCCAGGACCCCAACAGGGACGTGATTATTTACGTCAATTCGCCTGGTGGGTCGATGACGGCCATGACCGCCATTTACGACACCATGCAGTACATCAAGCCCGACGTGCAGACCGTTTGCCTAGGGCAGGCTGCCTCAGCGGCAGCGGTCCTGCTGGCGGCGGGGACCGAGGGCAAGCGGCTGATCCTGCCGAACGCTCGCGTGCTCATCCACCAGCCTGCGATGGAGCAGGACTTCGGCAAGGCCACGGAGATCGAGATTCAGGCTCGTGAGATGCTGCGCATGCGTGAATGGCTGGAGGAAACCCTGGCCAAGCACACTGGCCAGGATATCGAGAAGATCCGCAAGGACATCGAGGTCGACACGATTCTGACTGCTCAGGCAGCCAAGGAATACGGCATGGTTGACGAGGTGCTGGAGCACCGCAAGTAA
- a CDS encoding ATP-dependent Clp protease proteolytic subunit, which translates to MEEGEAPSPTDPIFNRLLKDRIIWLGDEVKDANANVICAQMLMLAAEDPKKDIWLYINSPGGSITAGMAIYDTMQLIEPDVATVAVGMAASMGQFLLSSGTKGKRFITSHARVLMHQPSGGVGGTATDVRINAELIMDMKKTLSQLTADQTGHTVEEIYRDNEYDHWFNAQEALEYGFVDKIVTTHGTMRSDKGGVRHGI; encoded by the coding sequence ATGGAGGAGGGGGAGGCGCCATCGCCGACCGACCCCATTTTCAACCGCCTGCTGAAAGACCGCATCATCTGGCTGGGCGACGAGGTCAAGGACGCTAACGCAAACGTGATTTGCGCTCAGATGCTGATGCTTGCGGCCGAGGATCCCAAGAAAGACATCTGGCTCTACATCAACTCCCCAGGCGGTTCCATCACTGCTGGAATGGCGATTTACGACACCATGCAGCTAATCGAGCCCGACGTGGCCACTGTGGCGGTCGGCATGGCCGCTTCGATGGGACAGTTCCTGCTGTCCTCAGGCACCAAGGGCAAGCGCTTCATCACCTCCCACGCTCGCGTGCTGATGCACCAGCCTTCCGGCGGGGTGGGCGGCACGGCCACCGATGTGCGCATTAACGCCGAGCTGATCATGGACATGAAGAAGACCCTCTCGCAGTTGACCGCCGACCAGACCGGGCATACGGTCGAGGAGATTTACCGCGATAACGAATACGACCACTGGTTCAACGCCCAAGAGGCGCTGGAATATGGCTTTGTCGACAAAATCGTGACCACGCATGGCACGATGAGGTCCGACAAGGGGGGAGTGAGACATGGCATCTGA
- the tig gene encoding trigger factor has product MKISVRNLEPTKVRLTITVDRDEFDPYLDAARKEIGKQVNVPGFRKGHVPGPIIDQRIGFAAVVGEAINHGVPELYSKALSEKQMHAMDQPQIDVKDVPESAKDDTKLKFTAEVEIRPQFDLPDLEGMEIEVAKPEVTDEDVDKRLDNLRKRFGTLVSVDRPAQKGDYASIDLEAVIDGESVDSQQGVSYELGSNTMLDGLDEALDGLSAGEETTFDGTLEAGDHQGEKAQIKVKVNSVKAEELPELDDDFAKEASEFDTLDELKADVRKQCETDAEGRQATDARDAFIAKLEDGLDIPVPKGIKESMVADQLKNGGKGADSASKEEKDEAEKNVEKELRDQMVLDALAEKLQVSVTQVDVTNFLASIAQQYGMDPSAFINAIVQNGQLGSAVQEVGRSKGMLAGMRAVTFKDSDGKALDLSRFLGEDEDDAAQAEAEEDESVQAASAAAAVADQISHEDSNEGDSQE; this is encoded by the coding sequence GTGAAAATCAGCGTCAGGAATCTTGAGCCTACCAAGGTCAGGCTCACCATCACCGTCGACAGGGATGAGTTCGATCCTTACCTGGACGCGGCCCGCAAGGAGATCGGCAAGCAGGTCAACGTGCCTGGCTTCCGCAAGGGGCATGTGCCCGGCCCGATCATCGACCAGAGGATCGGTTTCGCGGCCGTCGTCGGCGAGGCCATCAACCATGGCGTGCCCGAGCTTTACTCCAAGGCCTTGTCCGAGAAGCAGATGCACGCCATGGACCAGCCGCAAATCGACGTGAAGGACGTGCCTGAGTCCGCCAAGGACGACACCAAGCTCAAGTTCACCGCTGAGGTGGAGATTCGTCCCCAGTTCGACCTGCCCGACCTGGAGGGCATGGAGATCGAGGTAGCCAAGCCTGAGGTCACCGATGAAGACGTGGACAAGCGCCTGGACAATCTGCGCAAGCGCTTCGGCACGCTCGTCTCGGTGGACCGCCCGGCTCAGAAGGGCGACTACGCTTCGATCGACCTGGAAGCGGTGATCGACGGCGAGTCCGTGGACTCCCAGCAGGGCGTCTCCTATGAGCTTGGTTCCAACACCATGCTGGACGGTCTGGATGAGGCTTTGGACGGCCTGTCCGCCGGCGAGGAAACCACCTTCGACGGCACCCTGGAAGCGGGCGACCACCAAGGCGAGAAGGCCCAAATCAAGGTCAAGGTCAACTCGGTCAAGGCCGAGGAGCTGCCTGAGCTGGACGATGACTTCGCCAAGGAAGCCTCCGAGTTCGACACCCTGGACGAGCTCAAGGCGGACGTGCGCAAGCAGTGCGAGACCGATGCCGAAGGCCGTCAGGCCACCGATGCCCGTGATGCCTTCATCGCCAAGCTGGAGGACGGTCTGGATATTCCGGTGCCCAAGGGCATCAAGGAGTCCATGGTCGCCGATCAGCTCAAGAATGGTGGCAAGGGCGCCGATTCCGCCTCCAAGGAGGAGAAGGACGAAGCCGAGAAGAACGTGGAGAAGGAGCTGCGCGACCAGATGGTCTTGGATGCGCTGGCTGAAAAGCTTCAGGTTTCGGTCACTCAGGTGGATGTGACCAACTTCCTGGCCTCCATCGCCCAGCAGTACGGCATGGATCCCTCCGCCTTCATCAATGCGATCGTACAGAACGGGCAGCTGGGTTCGGCCGTGCAGGAAGTCGGTCGTTCCAAGGGAATGCTTGCCGGTATGAGGGCCGTCACCTTCAAGGATTCCGACGGCAAGGCCCTGGACCTGTCGCGCTTCCTGGGCGAGGATGAGGACGACGCCGCTCAGGCTGAGGCCGAGGAGGACGAGAGCGTGCAGGCCGCTTCCGCGGCTGCCGCTGTGGCCGACCAGATCAGCCACGAGGATTCCAACGAAGGCGATAGCCAGGAGTGA
- a CDS encoding HRDC domain-containing protein, with product MALERESHLLPEPREGVPDVIDGLDAFRLMCEEYSQAEGPLAADAERASGFRYSQEDYLVQFKREGAGIALVDPVAVEKAGGSWQDFNQAVGDAEWIIHDSRQDLPGFVDIGMAPRALFDTELAARMLGLKHVSLAAVTEHYLGLTLAKEHSAADWSYRPLPRDWRNYAALDVELLIELDQAMSRELKAQGKDEWAQEEFAWLLVDGAKRKDRGEQPWRHISHINVLRKDRRGLAVARALWTERDRLARELDISPSLLLSDAAIIEAARMKPRNGRQFRAIRSLNERVRMRTGGEQDKMFERYAPIQRSVKPSVWRRAILQALQEGEDELPRPPKPRHGNGEEGKAPRSMKVWQRHPARYARLCAARKAVATIAQDVRTPADVIIKPQYLRDLCWRDELVGGDVAAFLAGEGARPWQVGLVSESVSSAIM from the coding sequence TTGGCCCTAGAGCGAGAATCACATCTGCTGCCAGAACCCCGGGAGGGTGTACCTGATGTCATAGACGGCTTGGACGCCTTCCGCTTGATGTGCGAGGAATACTCGCAGGCTGAGGGCCCTTTGGCGGCTGATGCCGAACGGGCTTCAGGGTTTCGGTACAGCCAGGAGGATTACCTGGTCCAATTCAAACGCGAGGGCGCAGGCATAGCCTTGGTCGACCCTGTGGCGGTGGAGAAGGCAGGCGGCTCCTGGCAGGACTTCAATCAGGCCGTGGGCGACGCTGAGTGGATCATCCACGACAGCCGACAGGACCTGCCTGGTTTCGTGGACATCGGCATGGCTCCTCGTGCCCTGTTCGACACCGAGCTGGCGGCTCGGATGCTGGGCCTCAAGCATGTGAGCCTGGCAGCGGTCACGGAGCATTACCTGGGCCTCACCCTGGCCAAAGAGCACTCCGCCGCCGACTGGTCGTACAGGCCGTTGCCACGCGATTGGCGTAACTACGCCGCCCTGGATGTGGAGCTCCTGATAGAGCTGGACCAGGCCATGAGTCGTGAGTTGAAGGCTCAGGGCAAGGATGAGTGGGCGCAAGAGGAGTTCGCCTGGCTCCTGGTTGACGGCGCCAAGCGCAAGGACCGCGGCGAGCAACCCTGGCGGCACATATCCCATATCAATGTCCTACGCAAGGATCGCCGCGGACTGGCCGTTGCGAGGGCCCTGTGGACCGAGCGTGACCGGCTGGCGCGAGAATTGGACATATCGCCCTCCCTGCTGCTGTCGGATGCCGCGATCATCGAGGCCGCGCGTATGAAGCCGCGCAATGGTCGCCAGTTCCGCGCCATTCGATCCTTGAATGAGCGGGTGCGCATGCGCACCGGTGGCGAGCAAGACAAAATGTTTGAACGATACGCCCCGATTCAGCGCTCAGTAAAGCCCTCGGTCTGGAGGCGCGCCATCCTGCAAGCCCTGCAAGAGGGGGAGGACGAACTTCCCCGACCGCCCAAGCCCCGACACGGCAACGGGGAGGAGGGCAAGGCGCCGCGTTCAATGAAGGTCTGGCAGCGCCATCCGGCGCGCTACGCCCGCCTATGCGCCGCTCGCAAGGCTGTAGCGACCATTGCCCAAGACGTGCGAACCCCGGCGGACGTGATCATCAAGCCCCAGTACCTGCGGGATTTATGCTGGAGGGATGAGCTCGTCGGCGGGGATGTGGCGGCGTTTCTGGCCGGTGAGGGCGCGCGCCCCTGGCAGGTCGGTCTGGTCAGCGAGTCCGTAAGTAGCGCTATTATGTAA
- the pflA gene encoding pyruvate formate-lyase-activating protein: MTQGTQFRTTKPHMLKESKVYQTQTLMGGLSGFESPIGLDRRDRIDALRTGDIGFVHSWDINTSVDGPGTRMTVFMSGCPLRCQYCQNPDTWKMRDGQPVYLQAMIDKVARYEDLFKATGGGITFSGGESMMQAAFVSRVFRAAKEMGVHTCLDTSGFLNRNYTDEMIKDIDLCLLDVKSGDEKTYKEVTGGTLAPTIEFGKRLEAAGSKIWVRFVLVPGLTDSVENVENVAKVCEQFRGAIEHIDVLPFHQLGRPKWHEMRIPYPLEEKKGPSHALQDRVRKQLEDHSFVVY, encoded by the coding sequence ATGACTCAAGGCACGCAATTCCGCACGACGAAGCCGCACATGCTTAAAGAGTCGAAGGTCTACCAAACCCAAACCTTAATGGGTGGTCTCTCGGGCTTTGAATCGCCGATCGGCCTGGACAGAAGGGACAGGATCGACGCCCTGCGCACCGGTGACATAGGCTTCGTGCACTCCTGGGACATCAACACTTCAGTCGACGGTCCGGGCACCCGCATGACCGTCTTCATGTCGGGCTGCCCCCTGCGCTGCCAGTACTGCCAGAACCCCGATACTTGGAAGATGCGCGACGGCCAACCGGTCTACCTGCAAGCGATGATCGACAAGGTCGCCCGTTACGAGGACCTCTTCAAGGCTACAGGCGGTGGCATCACCTTCTCCGGCGGCGAATCGATGATGCAGGCGGCTTTCGTCTCACGCGTCTTTCGCGCGGCCAAGGAGATGGGCGTCCACACCTGCTTGGACACCTCCGGCTTCCTGAACCGCAACTACACCGACGAGATGATCAAGGACATCGACCTGTGCCTCCTGGATGTCAAGTCCGGCGATGAGAAGACTTACAAAGAGGTCACCGGAGGCACCCTGGCGCCCACGATTGAATTCGGCAAGCGCTTGGAAGCTGCAGGCTCCAAGATTTGGGTCCGCTTCGTCCTTGTGCCCGGTCTGACGGATTCCGTCGAGAACGTTGAGAATGTGGCCAAGGTCTGCGAGCAATTCCGTGGCGCTATCGAGCATATCGACGTGCTGCCCTTCCACCAGCTGGGTCGGCCCAAGTGGCACGAGATGCGCATCCCCTACCCCCTGGAGGAGAAGAAGGGACCCTCGCACGCTTTGCAGGACAGGGTCAGGAAGCAGTTGGAGGACCACAGTTTCGTCGTCTACTGA